Below is a genomic region from Abyssisolibacter fermentans.
TTTTATTCACCAACTTTTGTTTAATAAATTGAATAACAATTTTTAAGTTTTACATTTTCGAAATTATTATTCATTGTTTAAGATAGTTTATTATAAAAGAATTATAAAAACAAGGTTATTAAATAAAATTATTCAATGTTACAAATAATAGTACTATAATTGTTGATTTTTTTTAATAGATGTATTAATATGAATAATGATGGTATTAGAATTTATAGGAGGTAAGCTATGAAAGTACTAGTAATTAATTGTGGAAGTTCATCTTTAAAATATCAATTGATTGATATGACTGATGAAAGTGTATTAGCAAAAGGTTTAGTTGAAAGAATAGGAATTGAAGGATCAAAAATTACTCATAAAGCTAATGGTAAAAAGGCAATAATAGAGCAGCCTATGGAAAATCATAAAATTGCTTTAGAACTAGTTGTTAAAGCTTTATTGGATGAAGAGCATGGTGCAATTAAATCTATGGATGAGATTGATGCTGTAGGTCATAGAGTTGTTCATGGTGGAGAGAAATTTGCAACATCAGTTGTAATAACTGATGAGGTTATAAAAACTATGGAAGATTGTAGTGATCTTGCTCCATTACATAATCCACCAAATATCATAGGTATAAAAGCATGTAAAGAAATTATGCCAAATACTCCAATGACTGGATCGTTTGATACAGCTTTTCATCAAACAATGTCAAAAGAAGCTTATATTTATCCATTACCATATGAATTATATGAGAAATATGGTATAAGAAGATATGGTTTTCATGGAACATCTCATAAATATGTTGCACAAAGAGCTGGAGCTATTTTAAATAAGAATATAGAAGATCTTAAAATAATTACTTGTCATTTAGGTAATGGAGCTAGTTTAGCAGCTGTTAAAAACGGTAAATGTGTAGATACTAGTATGGGACTTACTCCATTAGAAGGTCTAGCTATGGGAACTAGATGTGGGGATATTGACCCAGCAATAATTCCATTCCTAATGGAAAAAGAAGGCTTAGATATTAGTGGTGTTAATAATTTAATAAATAAAAAATCTGGTGTTTTAGGTATTTCTGGAATAAGCAGTGATTTTAGAGATATTGAAAATGCAGCTAATGAAGGAAATGATAGAGCTAAATTAGCACTAGATAAATTTGCTAATAGAGTTAAAAAATATATAGGCGCTTATGCTGCTATAATGGGTGGAGTAGATGCAATAGTATTTACAGCTGGATTAGGAGAAAATTCTATTAGTATGAGAGAACAAATTTGCGAAGGTTTAGATTTCTTAGGAGTAAAAGTTGATTCTGATAAAAATAATGTCAGAGGAGAAGAAGTTGTCGTAAGTACTGATGATGCAAAAGTTAAAGTATTAGTTGTTCCTACAAATGAAGAATTAATGATTGCTAGAGATACAAAGGCATTAGTATAGAAAAGTCTTTTCATAAAAGATTACAAAATTAAGTTTTTGAATTCTATATATGCAAATTATATTCATTATGATTAATATTGTTTATAATTTTATATAGACTATTTTGAATAGACATCTACTGGCTTTTCATTGAAAGTGATTAGATGTCTATATACTGATTTGCTTTTAAAGCTTGACAAAATAACAACTAATTTATTATAATTAATTTTGGCTATGTTCATGAGGTGAATATAATGAGAATTGATATACAAAATATTATTAATGGTGAAGAATTCAAAATTTCTTTAAAAGAGAATATTAGTATGAATCTTTTAGCACTAGAAACAAAGGAACTGGAATTTACTACACCTATAGATATAAACTTAGAAATATATAAAGTAGATAAAGCTAGTTTGTATGTAAATGGGACAGTTGATTATCAGTGTATTGATGTGTGTGATAGATGTTTAAATGCATTTAATAGAAAGGCTCATGAGAATTTTTCAGGGAAAATTATAGAAAAAGAAGAGCAAGAAGAATATGAAGATATTATATTTTATCATGAAAATGGCAAAATAGATATTACTGACATGATTAAAACAGTAATTTTATATAATTTGCCAATGAAAACCTTATGCGATGAAAATTGCAAAGGGATTTGTCCTAAATGTGGACAAAATCTAAATGAAAAGCAATGTAATTGTGAGATTAATGATATTGATCCAAGGCTTAGCAAATTAGAGAATTTTTTTAAGTAATTAAGGAGGTGTTAATAAATGGCAGTACCAAAGCGTAAAATTTCAAAGGCTAGAAGAGATAAAAGAAGAGCTTCAAATTCAAAGGTTTCTGCACCTACACTTGTAGAATGTCCACAATGTCATGAACCAAAAGTTCCTCATAGAGTATGTCCAGAATGTGGATATTATAAAAACAAAGAAGTAATTGAAGTTGAGTAAAGAAAAAAGATAGTGATTATGTCGCTATCTTTTTGTTAATCTACAGAAAGTAATACTACTAGATTTTTAAAATTTTTATGTACATAAAAATATGGTTCAAAAAATTTAATAAGTTAGCTTATTATTATCCCCAATTATTTATAAATGGCATAAATAATGTGCAATAGACAATTTAAAAATTATATAAATAATTAGGGATAAAAAATTAAAATGGATTTAATGTTAATAAAGTGTAAATATTATCTTGAAATTATCATTGTCTTATTATAATCTTAATATTAGGTGATATATTTAGTATTAAATGAGGGGAATGCATATGAAGGCAAGATTACCAAAGAAACAAAGACAAATTAAATTAAAGCAAAGCTTAAAGGAGGATCCATTTTTAACAGATGAAGAGCTAATGCAAATGTATAACGTTAGTATACAGACCATAAGACTCGATAGGTTAGAATTAGGTATTCCAGAGCTTAGAGAAAGAATTAAAAATGTAGCTGAATTAAATTATTCTAAAGTTAGATCTATTGGTGGCACAGAAATAGTAGGAGAGCTAGTTGATTTAAATTTAGGTAAAAACGGTATAACTATATTAGAAACAGATAATCAAATGGCATTTACAAAGACTAACATAGTAAGAGGGCATCATATTTATGCTCAAGCAGAGTCTATTGCTATGGCAGTTATAGATGCAGATGTGGCAGTTACAGGAGTAGCTAATATAAAATATAAAGAACCAGTAGAAGCAGGACGAAAGCTTATTGCAAAAGCTGAGGTTGTAAGAGTAAGAGATAATAAGTTTTTTGTTCATGTATTTACATATGCTAACCAGAAACAAGTTTTTCGAGGAAAATTTATTTTAGTTGCTTTAGAAAAATAATAACCCTGATTATATAATATGCTCGGGAGTTAAGTAGAGAAGATAAATTAACCCTGATTATTCGTATAACTTTGAATAATATGCTGTAGGTTTCTGAAATAGAAGATTTCAGTGAATTAGAAGGCATACCGAGTTGGTATGTCGAGAATTAAATGGACATCTTTTAATCAGAATATATTTAAAAATGAATCTCCTATTCAATTCTTTCATAGGAGTAAGCGATTTACATAAAATCATAGATTTTAGTTCTCTGCTCATAATTTTCTATGAATAATCTGAGTTAAAATAGAAATTTGGATTAAATATTGATAGTTATATTAAATGCTATATGCTCTGTATCATATTAACATAATACAGGTCATATAGCATTTTTATTACATACCAATAACTATATTCTTACAAATTTGGGTTTCATATTTTTAAAAGTAGTTATATAATTGAAACCAGCAAGCTTTAATACATCTATTGCATAATCATAGCCTGCACATAGATCTTCAGGATTATGTGAATCTGAGCCAAAAGTTATTATCTCACCGCCAAGATCTCTATAAAGCTTTAATACATTATATGTTGGATTTATATCTTTAAGCCAATATCTTAAACCACCAGTGTTTATTTCAATACCTTTATTATTCTCAATTACAATTTTAAATATTTCTTTTAGATGATCATAAAATAGCATAGGATCAATCTTAGCTACTTCTTCATTGTATCTTCTAATTAAATCCACATGACCTAAGACATTATATGCCTTATAATTTTTAACACAATATGTTAATTCCTCTAAATATTTCGTATATGCTTCTTCTGGTGTTATATCATTAAAAAAATTATCTGAGTATAAATCTTTTTTATTACATACATGTAAAGATAAAATAACAAAGTCAAAAGGTTTTGAATTTATAAAATCTTCACATCTTTTTAAAATATGTGGTTGTATTCCCAGTTCAATGCCTTTAAGTATTTCAATTTGTTTAGAGTAAACTTGCTTATAATTATTTATTTCTTCAAAATATTTATCTGTATCAAAAGCAAAATCTTTACCAGAAACATTGAAATCAGTATGATCGGTAAAACATAGTTCTTTCATTCCTAGGCTTATAGATTTTTGGACAACGTCTTTCATCGGTGCTTTAGAGTCTACGGAGTATAAACTATGAACATGATAATCGTACATTTTATCCTTGTTACCTCCTAAAAAGTTAGTTTTATTTGTATACTAGAGTATATAATATATCTAATACATAAAAAATGCAAGCTTGAGAAGAAGTATGCAATGACAAAAAACTCCTTTTGCTTGCAACATTGATATTAGAAGTGGTATAATTTAAATAAATATACTTAAACCCAGATTATCCATAGAAAATTAAAAACTATGAGCAGAGAACTAAAATCTATGATTTTATGTGAATCGCTTACTCATTCTTTGAATGAGTTTCATTAATAAAGTTTTTCTGTTTATAACAAGGCGCAAGATGACGATCACCTCTATAGGTAGCGGGTATCGTTTATATTTAACAGGCAGTGCACAATCTTGCGCCTTGTTGAAACGGTGTGTTGCAATTACTACGTAATTGCTTTCGTTGTTAGAAGATATCCATTAAATTCTTGACATACCAACTCGGTATGCCTTCAAATTCACTGAAATCTTCTAATTAGAAACTTACAGCATATTATTCAAAGTTATATGAATAATCAGGGTTAAACATAGATGGAGTGAGATTAATGAAAATCTTAAATTTTTTTAAGAAAATTAAGATTATATTTAAATATTTATTTGATACAAATGTAAAATTTAGAAAAAAGATTTTGCTAATAATAGGATTAGTATACCTAATTTCACCATTAGATTTATTGCCTGACCCTGTGTTTGGTATTGGTTTAATTGATGATATATTCATATTATCATCTATAATTATTTCTATGAGAGAAAAGATTAAAGATTATGAAAAGACGTTAAAGTATGGCAGAATGAGAGATGCTGAGACAGGAAAGATTATAGATTTTAATGAATTTAATAATGAAGATTAATTATTTTTAAAGGTTGTGATGAGTTTATTATTACAGCCTTTATATTTTAAGCATAGAATTAAAATCTGCGGTTTTATGTGAACTTCGAATTTAAATGAATATGAGTAAACCTATCGATTAATATCCTAAGATTATATTACAAAAAAATAATTTTAAAAGCATATAAATAATTATGTTTTATTGTATAATTTATATAGTTATGTCTCATTCAAAATATAAATAAATGCTCTATGAATTATTTAAGCTATTATTCAAGGTTATATTGGAAACAATATTTTCATAATACATATGAAATTTAAAACTATTATAAAATCAGGATAAAAATAATTTTAGTTCTGTATTTCAAAAAATTTAACTTTTAGAATTATATTTATAAGATTTATTATTAAAATAAAATTAGTAGATTACAATGGAGTTATTTACAAAGGTATTTGTAATTATTTAAAGGAGTGTAATTAGTGTTAATTGAGGTATTAAGAGGTTATGGCTTAGTTGGTATTTTTATATTGGCATTAATGGAAGCAATTTTTTTACCTGTACCTGTTGAAACGTTATTAATACCATTTTTAATAGTAAAACCTAAATTGTATGTTTTGGCTGTAGTGTTAAGTACAGCTGGTTCTGTTTTGGGTGCAATGATAGGTCATACCATTGGGAAAATAGGTGGTAAAAAAATAGTTTATAAGTACATAAATAATAATAAAATAGATAAAGTGCATGAATTATTTAATAGATATGGTACTCTTGCTGTTGCTATAGCAGCGCTTACACCACTTCCTTATAAAATATTTGCGATAATATCAGGGATTCTTGATATGAAAAGAGAAAAACTCGCAATTATTGCACTTATAAGCAGAGGAATTAGATTTTTAATTGTAGGCTTTATTACCATTAGATATGGTGGTAAATTTTTTGCAAAACTGAATAGTACTACTATTGATGTAAAAATATTGGTTATTTTAAGTGCGATATTTATTATATATTTAGTGAGTAAAATTATTACACATAAAGAAAGGTAGAGTTTAATATATGAAAAGAAGAAACAAAACAAAGTATATTGTTTTAACAGGATTGATTGCAGCTATATATGTTGTTATAACAGTAGCTTTTTCTTTTATGAGTTATGAGGCTGTGCAATTTAGGATATCTGAGATAATGGTACTCTTTGCTTTTATAGATCCTTTGTATATCCCAGGATTAGTAATAGGATGTTTTATAGCAAATTTATATGGACCTTTTGGTATTGTTGATGCTATAGTTGGAAGTACAGCTACATTCTTTGCAGTCTATATGATAAGCAAATGCAGATACTGGTTTAAGGATAAGTATAGAGGTTTATTTATGGCAAGCTTATTCCCTGCACTTTCAAGTTCAATAATAGCACTACAAATATATGTTGTCGGTGGAGGTTCATTTTTGTATTGGACTATTATGATTGGGTTTGGTGAGCTTGTTGTAGTAACATTAGTAGGTTTTCCTCTGTTTAGCTATATATTATCAAAACCAAGATGGGTAAATTTGTTGACTATAAGCAGAGAACCCAAATCTTAGATTTTGAGCAGGGAACTAAAATCTATGATTTTATGTGAGTCGCTTACTCCTGAGTAGAGAACAGAAATCTGCGATTTCTTGTGAATCACTTACTCCTAGGAATGAAATGAGTAGTGAGTTTCATATTAGAGAGGAGTAGGAGGTACAACTCCGCTTACTCCTAGGAACGAAGTGAGTAGGAGTTACAGATTGAAAGATAAAAGAAAAAACAAGTAAAAAAGTTAAAAATTAAAAAAGATAATAAAAAAATGAGTAAGGCACAGCTTAAGAAAGCAGAGAACCCAAATCTTAGATTTTGAGCAGGGAACTAAAATCTATGATTTTATGTGAGTCGCTTACTCCTGAGTAGAGAACAGAAATCTGCGATTTCTTGTGAATCACTTACTCCTAGGAATGAAATGAGTAGTGAGTTTCATATTAGAGAGGAGTAGGAGTTACAGTTTGAAAGATAAAAGAGAGTATAAGTAAAAAAGTGAAATTTACAATAAAGAACTATAAAAAAGTTGAAGTAGGTGTTATAAAATGAATGAAGTTAAGCAATTATTAAATGAAATAATAAATGAAAATAAATTAATATATGGCATTCTTAGCAGCAGAAAGAGGAAGCTAGGCAATTTAGATAAAGATATAAAAAAAGTTACATTTAAGTTTGTAAAGTTAAAAGAAGAGGTCTTTGTACAAGTACAATTACAGTCAGATAAACAGGTTTTCCATAAAAATTTAGCATTACATACTGCTGTTAATGAATTAATGAATCTTTTTAGTGCAGGATTTAAGCAATCAAACATATTTACAATAGAAAATGATTATCAGATTTTTATTAATAAAGATATGACTTGTAAGATTTTAAGGAAAAAAGCTACAAAGAAGACAGGTAGTTTAGAGCATAACAGAGAAAAAAAATACATATTACAGGACAATAAAGAATGTGCATTTTTATATAAACTAGGTATAATGAATAAACAAGGAAAGGTTCTTTCTAAAAAATTTGATAAATTCAAGCAGCTTAATAGATTTTTAGAGTTGGTTGAAGATTGTCTTGAAAATATTAATAATGATAAAGAATTTGTAATTATAGATTTTGGTTGTGGCAAATCTTATCTTACATTTGCGTTATATCATTATTTAGTGGAGATAAGAAAAATG
It encodes:
- a CDS encoding acetate/propionate family kinase, whose protein sequence is MKVLVINCGSSSLKYQLIDMTDESVLAKGLVERIGIEGSKITHKANGKKAIIEQPMENHKIALELVVKALLDEEHGAIKSMDEIDAVGHRVVHGGEKFATSVVITDEVIKTMEDCSDLAPLHNPPNIIGIKACKEIMPNTPMTGSFDTAFHQTMSKEAYIYPLPYELYEKYGIRRYGFHGTSHKYVAQRAGAILNKNIEDLKIITCHLGNGASLAAVKNGKCVDTSMGLTPLEGLAMGTRCGDIDPAIIPFLMEKEGLDISGVNNLINKKSGVLGISGISSDFRDIENAANEGNDRAKLALDKFANRVKKYIGAYAAIMGGVDAIVFTAGLGENSISMREQICEGLDFLGVKVDSDKNNVRGEEVVVSTDDAKVKVLVVPTNEELMIARDTKALV
- a CDS encoding YceD family protein, translating into MRIDIQNIINGEEFKISLKENISMNLLALETKELEFTTPIDINLEIYKVDKASLYVNGTVDYQCIDVCDRCLNAFNRKAHENFSGKIIEKEEQEEYEDIIFYHENGKIDITDMIKTVILYNLPMKTLCDENCKGICPKCGQNLNEKQCNCEINDIDPRLSKLENFFK
- the rpmF gene encoding 50S ribosomal protein L32; translation: MAVPKRKISKARRDKRRASNSKVSAPTLVECPQCHEPKVPHRVCPECGYYKNKEVIEVE
- the fapR gene encoding transcription factor FapR, whose translation is MKARLPKKQRQIKLKQSLKEDPFLTDEELMQMYNVSIQTIRLDRLELGIPELRERIKNVAELNYSKVRSIGGTEIVGELVDLNLGKNGITILETDNQMAFTKTNIVRGHHIYAQAESIAMAVIDADVAVTGVANIKYKEPVEAGRKLIAKAEVVRVRDNKFFVHVFTYANQKQVFRGKFILVALEK
- a CDS encoding histidinol-phosphatase HisJ family protein; its protein translation is MYDYHVHSLYSVDSKAPMKDVVQKSISLGMKELCFTDHTDFNVSGKDFAFDTDKYFEEINNYKQVYSKQIEILKGIELGIQPHILKRCEDFINSKPFDFVILSLHVCNKKDLYSDNFFNDITPEEAYTKYLEELTYCVKNYKAYNVLGHVDLIRRYNEEVAKIDPMLFYDHLKEIFKIVIENNKGIEINTGGLRYWLKDINPTYNVLKLYRDLGGEIITFGSDSHNPEDLCAGYDYAIDVLKLAGFNYITTFKNMKPKFVRI
- a CDS encoding YkvA family protein, with product MKILNFFKKIKIIFKYLFDTNVKFRKKILLIIGLVYLISPLDLLPDPVFGIGLIDDIFILSSIIISMREKIKDYEKTLKYGRMRDAETGKIIDFNEFNNED
- a CDS encoding YqaA family protein, with the translated sequence MLIEVLRGYGLVGIFILALMEAIFLPVPVETLLIPFLIVKPKLYVLAVVLSTAGSVLGAMIGHTIGKIGGKKIVYKYINNNKIDKVHELFNRYGTLAVAIAALTPLPYKIFAIISGILDMKREKLAIIALISRGIRFLIVGFITIRYGGKFFAKLNSTTIDVKILVILSAIFIIYLVSKIITHKER
- a CDS encoding QueT transporter family protein; protein product: MKRRNKTKYIVLTGLIAAIYVVITVAFSFMSYEAVQFRISEIMVLFAFIDPLYIPGLVIGCFIANLYGPFGIVDAIVGSTATFFAVYMISKCRYWFKDKYRGLFMASLFPALSSSIIALQIYVVGGGSFLYWTIMIGFGELVVVTLVGFPLFSYILSKPRWVNLLTISREPKS
- a CDS encoding class I SAM-dependent methyltransferase; the protein is MNEVKQLLNEIINENKLIYGILSSRKRKLGNLDKDIKKVTFKFVKLKEEVFVQVQLQSDKQVFHKNLALHTAVNELMNLFSAGFKQSNIFTIENDYQIFINKDMTCKILRKKATKKTGSLEHNREKKYILQDNKECAFLYKLGIMNKQGKVLSKKFDKFKQLNRFLELVEDCLENINNDKEFVIIDFGCGKSYLTFALYHYLVEIRKMNVRIIGLDLKKDVIEFCNKTARELSYDKLEFIHGDIKGYNEVDKVDMVITLHACDTATDDALVKAVNWGADIILSVPCCQHELFGKIHNPIMESMEKYGIIKERMASLITDSLRANVLEIVGYSTQIVEFINMEHTPKNLMIRAVKNDKLDNSKSIKAYKDLVSFWNIKPYIEDAMGERLQKNI